GTGTTAATGCGGGTATCAAAGACATCATTATGACAGGTTCAAATTCTGCTTACGGAGAGGAACACAGCCCCCATGTAAAGGATGAAAATTCACCCTACAACTCCCATTATCCATACTTTGGAGACAGCCTTTTTCCCTGCAAATTAAACTTCTACCGTGATACTAAAGCTTTAGCCAAAAAAGAGGCCATTAAGTTTGCAAAGAAGCACGGACTAAACCTTACCGTTTTAGAACCTGTTTGGGTTTATGGAGAAAGGGAATTGAACACGGGGTTTTATGAGTACTTAAAAACCGCCGGGGCAGGGATTCCTTTCCTGCCCGGATCAAAGCAAAATAATTTTCACGTTGTATATGCCGGTGACCTGGCCAGGGCCTATGTGCTGGCCTTTACCAAACAGTTAACCGGCATCAATTGTATTCTAATCGGTAATCAAAAAGCGTCAAGCATGGACAATATTTATGAACTATTTTGCTCTGCAGCAGGCATAAAAAAGCCCTGCACCATTCCCAAGGCATTAATATACCCCGCAGCATTAATCATGGAACTCTTATACACCGTTTTCAATGCAAAAACACCCCCGCTTCTAACAAGGGGCAGGGTAAATATGTTCTATGACAATATGGAATTTTCCGTTGCAAAAGCGGAACGACTGCTTGGATTTAGAAACCTGTATAGCCTGGAAGAAGGTATTAAAAAAACTGTCTCATGGTATAAACAAAAAGGCCTGCTCTGAGGGGGGTGAACCACCATTCTAATCAACAATGTTACAGGATGGCATAAAATATTGTTTAATTTGAAGCTAAAGGTCACTATCTTTTTTCACTTTATCCCTGCGTTTTACAGAGGGGAGATTTCATTAAAAAAATTTATTCTATTGTTAAAAAGGCTTCTAATTTTTCTGTCCAGGATGCAGCACAACAAATTTGTAAAAATAGATGGTAAAACCAGGCTGGGTCTATATATACCCGGTTACCCTTCCCGGGCCTTTTACACTGCCTGTAATAAATTCACACAGTTCAATGAAAAAATGCCCTGTACAACTGTATTGCTATCTATTACTTCAGCCTGCCCATATAATTGCAGTTACTGTTACCAGAAACTTGACCGGGGCAGGGATATGAATATTGACATTCTAATCAAGACAGTAAGAAAACTTCAGGATATGGGTATCGCCTTTTTTAATATTGAGGGTGGAGAGCCTTTTTTAGTCTATGACAGGCTGAAGAAGATTTGCTCATCCATTGATGACAGATCTGAAATTTGGCTAAACTCCACCGGCGTTGGTATGACCAAGGATAATCTCACGGAGCTTAAACACATGAATGTGACGGCCATAATGTTTTCTCTGCACAGCCCTGATGCAGATGTTTTCAATCAGTTTATGGGCAAGGACAATGCCTGGAACAACCTTCAAGCCGGGGTTGAGCTTTGTCATGAAGCTGGACTGGCGGTTGCTTTTAATACATGTCTTATGAAAGATGACTTTTACAACGGTACTTTGGAAAGAATTATGGATGTAGCCAGGGACTTCAAGGCCTGCTTAGTCCAAATTATCAAGCCCAAACCTTCGGGAGGGTGGCTGGCCCAAGAAGATATTGATTTCACACCGGAGGATTTAGCTTATATTAAAGCCAAGGTAAATCAATACAACCTACATAAAGAATTTTCCCCATACCCGTCCATTTCTGCCCAGATAATTGAAGAAGATAAAGCTGTTTTCGGTTGTACTGCTGGCGGTACAGACAGGTTCTATATAAATGCCAAGGGAGATATACAACCATGCGAGTTTCTGAATATATCCTTTGGTAACATCAAAGAGAATCAATTCGAGGACATTTATCAAGCAATGCGAAGCTGCTTTGCCTGGGGCGGAGACTGTCTCCTTTGCGAAAAATACTCAAAAGAGATTCTTAAGCTTTATCAAGAAAACAATTTGAACTCCCTTCCCCTCACTCCTGAGCTGTCAAAAGAGATATATTGTGCATGGGACCGGGGGGAAAAAACTGAATTATACGAAAGGCTGGAAAGTCAATCTATTAACAAATAACACAAAGAAGGTTTTTACAGTGAATAATGAAGAGTTAAGAAAAAAAGTCAGAAGTGCCGCTGCTGAAATTTTGTATACAGAGGCTGTTATTTCCCCAGTCAATCTGTTAATGAAGATCGGATTACTGTCTAAGAAAGACTATGAGGATTGGAGAATGGGGAGAATCTCGAATCTAGAGAGGGTATGCCGGGCAAATCTGAGCAAGTTGTCGATAGCTATGAAAGAATTAAGGAAATTTGCACGGGAAAACAATCTGAAGCCCTCAAAAACGGTATACAAGAAGTGGGGCAAAGGGAAAAAGATCTTATTGCAGTTCAGTAAATATAATAAGCCTGCTATCGAGGAAGCTTATTCAACTCATTACATAGATTCGGGTAAAGATTCCGGGCGAAAACAAAGTGCGCGCTAATAATTTTAAAAACCCCCGTGACAAGATACGGGGGCTTTAATATTCCAATCATATATTAACCTTTATTAGTCTTAACCCTTGTGTTTTCCTTTAAATCCATGCTTCCGTCCCGCACAATTACTTCCCCTGCTGCCAGACCTTCTGTTATTTCAATGTTCTCCCTGTCCCCGATACCTGTTTGCACCGGCCTGCGTTCAACCCGGTTATCCGTCACCACCATCACTTCCTTGCCGCCACCTTGCAGGGTATGCACCGCTTCCCTGGGGATTACCGGTACATCCTTGTGGGTTAAGGTTTCAATGGCCACCTTTACATCATAGCCGGGCTTAAGATTGGCCGGGTCGGCCAAGGTGACGATGACGGGCACCCGTCTCTGGATAACCCCCAGGGCTGATTGTTTTTCTACGGCCAGGGGATATATTTCCCCCACTTCGCCGTATAAGACCTTCGATCCAAGAACCGGGGCGGTGATTTTTACCCTCTGGCCCAGTTTTACCTCACCCAGGTCGTCGCTGAGAATATCCGCCTTGATTTCAAGTTTGTCCTGCACTGCCACACTGGCCAGCACTCTACCCGGGGTCACCACCTGTTCCTGCTTGGCCGGTAAACTCAGGACTATACCGTCCACGGGGCTTTGCAGTGTCAATTGCCGCTCTTTGCGGTTAAGGTTCTGCAGCGACCGGTTCAAGCCCGCCTCCTGTGCCCGGGTACTCTCTAAAAGGGATTTCTGCTCCTGCAGGCTTTGCTCCAGGGTTTGCACCTTTAGTTCGGCTGCTTCAAATTCCACTGTGGAAATAGCTCCGGATTCATACAAATCCTGAAACCGCGCCAAGTTTTCCCCGGCATTTTTCAATTCCAATTCTATGCGCTGCACAGCCGCCTGGGTGGCAGCAATGGAAGCTGCGGTCTGGGATAACTGGGAGCGAGTATCTTCAACTTGTAATGACAGATCCAGATTTTCCAGTTCCAGCATGGTTTGCCCCTTGCTGACCTGTTGACCTGTCTCAACGGGGACTTGCACAACCCTGGCGTTCTGGGGGGCATGCAAATCGTAGCTGGTAGCGGGCTGAACATAACCGGTATCCTCAACGGCCCGAGTTATATCCCCGGTCCGGACCTGCACCGTTTCTGCCCCGGCTCCACCGGTGAAAACAGTGATTGCGGTTATTAACGCCAGTATCACCGCGATGCCCACCAGCAGGAATATTTTTTTTCTTTGTTTGACAACCGGCTTCATATAAAGACCTCCTGTTAATCTTTATTCTTCAATACTTCCACCAGTTGCAGCTGTCTGACACCCCTGACAGCCAGCAGGTGGGCCACCATGATAAAGAAAAAAGCACCCAGGGCGGAGTATATATAAGTAGTTGGATAGATTATTACCGGCATGGTAAACAAATCCGTGCTCAGCGCACTAATGTAGCCCTTAACCATCAGGTAGCCGAAGGGCAGGCCCAGAGCTACTCCCAGCAGGGACTGCAGCAGGTTTTCCTTCAGTAGTATGCCGGAGACTTCGCTTATCGTAAAACCCAGAACCCGCAGGGAGGCCAGTTCTCGCTGCCTTTCCGAGAAACTGATCACTGAAGAGTTGTATACTATGGCAAAGCCCAGCAGCAGCGAGAAGAAAACCAGAATAGAGATTGAATAGATCATGGCATCCATATTTTGATTGAAATTATCCAGTTCCTTCTGGCGGCTCAGGATGGATGACACTTCGGTCATGTCCTCCAGTTCCTCTTCCATATGTGCGGTAAAAGCCGGATCCACTTTCAGCATAACACCGGATGCCAGCTGCCGTTCTTGCAACATGAGGTTGGCCTGTTGCAGCGAAACGAAGGAACCTCCACCCACCAACTGCCTATTTATACCTACAATTTTAATTATGTCGTGCCTGGCAGGGCCAATACCCAGCAATGTTTCCACTTGCACCATATCGCCAACTTGGGCCCCCAGTTTATTTGCTGTCCTCCGGCTGATAAGCAGGCCTTTGGCGGGCACCGGGACGGGCTGTTCCCTGTGGTCTCTTAGCTTTTTCAAGGTGCTTCCAGGGTCTAAGCCGGTGATGGAATCATCTTCTTCTTTACCATTAAACTTTATTTTTGCCGGTATCTCCAGCAAAGGTTCTGATTTTTGTACTCCTTGAATACGGCTTATGTTTAGAATTTCGCTTTCTTTTACCGGTGTAGTGAATCGAATAAGGTAATCATAACGCTGGTTCTGGTGGAAATGAGATTCTATCATATAATCTACGGCGTCAATGGTGAATAAGGATACCACCAGCATGCCCACGGCAAAAACAACTCCCACCATAGTAATAGCAAAGCGACCGCGGTTCCGGGCGGCGGATCTAATGCTCATCTTCCAGGCGGTATTCAGACGGTGCCATAGCCATGACAGGTTCTCAACCAGTGTTTTGCCACCACCTTTGGGTGGCTCGGGACGCATGGCTTCCGCGGGGTTAATGGTGGTCACGCTGCGGCATGCAATGAAGCCGGCCAGAGTGCTTACCCCGAGGCTGAGGATAAAACCATACAGTATGGCCTGGGTGTTCACGGCACCAATGGTTGAGGGCAGGTTGAAATATACGGCATAGGCCTGGGACATCACCGAGGCCAGGGCAAGACCGAGCATAGTTCCCAACACTGCGCCAAATAAAGCCACCATAACGGAATAACCGGTATAGTGCAGTATTACTTGCCTGTTATTGTAGCCCAGCGCTTTCATGACCCCTATTTGCAGGCGCTGAGAGCGTACTATACGTCCCAGGATAACGAACTGGATGGCGGCGGCAATGCCCAAAAAAATAGCGGGCATAAAGCGTGAAGAAGCCTTCAGGCCGTCAAGTTCTCCCTCCAACATGGCGTTGCTGAGCTGTTGTTTGCGCGGGTATGCGGCCAGGTTGCCGTAAGGCTCCAGTATGCTTTTTACCTGCCGGGCCACCTTTTCAGCGTCGATACCCGGAGCCAGCGTAACCAGCACCTGATTAACCTGCCCTGGCAAGTTTAATAGCTGCTGGGCCCTTTCACGGGGTATGGCGATGATGCCGAAGGATCTGGGGTCGGGTAAAAGGGTTGCGGCGTCCTTCATCAGATAAATAAATTCCGGCCCGGTGGCGGTACCCACCATGGTCAAGGGCACCTTTTTTCCCTCCGCCACAATGGTGACGGTATCGTTGAAATCCAGGTGGTTGGCTTCGGCGTACTGGGGGTCTACCAGAATCTCGATATCCCCGGTACGAGTATGTTGTTCCCCGGGCCGGGCACTCACTGCCTCTGCAGCAAAAAACCGGCCGGTAAGCAACTGCAGGCTATTAATTTGGTATTCCATGGGCAGGGAATAGCTTGTCAAGCGGGCAGTGGCCCGCTTATTATATTCGTTTACCAGGGTCACATCCTTTTGTATGCGCCCGGTTACCCCGATTACCCCGGGTATGGTCTCAATCTGCTTGGTCACCTGTTGCGGGGCCTTAACCACATGGAAATAATAGTCCGCAAAGTTATGATCCCGGTAAAACTTCTCCTTTGATTCATTTAAATTAAAATACGCCGTGGTCATGGCTATGTAAACGGCTATACCTACCATAACCACCGCAGCCACGGCCAGAAACTGCCCCTTGGTTTTACCGATGGTGCGCCATAATTTTTTATGTAGGGCCCTCATCACCACTCAATCCTTTCCGGTGGCAGGGGAGAGGCATTCTCCCTGATCTCGGCTACAGTCCCATCTCTCATACGCACCACCCGGTGGGCCATGTTCCCGATGGGGGTATTGTGGGTAACAATGACCACGGTACTGCCCCGTTCCCGGTTTATTTTCACCAGCAAGGCCAGGATGAGTTTCCCGGTCTGGTAATCCAGAGCACCGGTGGGCTCGTCACAAAGTAACAGCCGGGGATTTTTCACCGTTGCCCGGGCGATGGATACCCGCTGCTGTTCACCGCCGCTCATCTGGGAGGGAAAATGGTCCATCCGGTCGGCCAGACCCACATCCCTCAGTACGTCGGTTACAGCCAAAGGCTCATCCACCAAGTCGGCGGCCAGTTCCACATTCTCTTTGGCCGTCAAGTCAGGTATCAGGTTATAAAACTGAAATACAAAACCAATTTCAGTTCTTCTGTAACTGGTTAACTGATCATCATTGGCCTGTCCAAGATTACTGTCTCCAAAATACACCTCTCCTTCGGTGGGCAGATCCATTCCCCCCATGATATTAAGCAGGGTGCTCTTCCCGGATCCGCTGGGACCCAGGATCACCAGTATCTCACCCTGGTACACGTCCAGTGTAGTTTCCTTAAGGGCATTAACCGTTACTTCTCCCATATGGTAAGTTCTGGTTAGGCGGTTTAAACACATCAATTTATTTTTGGTCATATCCGCACGCCTTTCAAGGTTTTTCCGAAGATTCGTCAATCTGGCCCTTCGTCCAGCGATCATATTGAATGGTTATATCTGATAAATACCAATTGATAAAATTAAAATAATCCTTTAACACCAGAAGGTTTTCCCTGGATTCCAAGTTTTGAGTTGGTACAGTACCGAGCCCCTGATCAATTACTTGCTCCCATACCTTCATGGTGCCGGCTTTTTCCATCGAGGCTTTAATCCATGAATGTGCATTGGCCCGGTAATAGCCTTTGCGCTCTCCAGGTATGCTTACCTTCTCAAATATACGCATAGCCAGTCCCTGCCGGATGGTAAGGGATGCAGTAGCCTTACTATACATTAAATTTTTTGCTATCTCGTCCAGGGTACTGGGGTGATCAGCCAGCAACAGGTAGCCAAAGGTGCGACCCAGGGTCTTGGATGCGCCGGAATTCTCCATTAACAGCCCCAGTTCTTCTATAAATTGAAGTTCCCGTTCCTTTATGTGACATCACGCTCCTTTTACGGCATCATAACATTTAATTTGTTTAGTTACAACTAAACAAATTAAATTCATTTTAAATCCTAAAGTTTAACAATCAAGCTTTTGTTGAAAAATGTTTAAGTTTTTATTTCCCTTTTGTGATACTTAATTAGTAAGGTTTATTAGTAAAGGAATACTTAAGAACTATTAGATAACAAATATCCAACACAGATCAGACATAAGTGGAGTGAATATTTAATGTCCAAAAGCATTGTAGTAAAACTATGGTTAACAATGACTGCTCTTGTCTTTTTAATACTGGTGACAGCATGGTTTGCCCACACCCGGATACAAACCGACAGGTACTTTCAACAGCAGGGTGAAGAGCTAATTCAGAAAGGTTTTAGACTCTCAGAAATATTACGAGATGAACATGATAATTTAAAGCAGGAGAAAATAATTCAGGCCTCAGCAAAAGTTTTAAACGCTAATATTATGTTCATGGATAAACAGGAATTCCTTGATGGATGTCAAAACGATGACAGTCACCATGACCCGTTAGTTGCCAGTGAAGTTAAAAGTTTGTTTGCAGGCAACCCGGTGTTTCACAGGGGACCGGGAAAGATTTACGATAATGAAGTAATCAGTGCCGGAGTGCCAATCATGTCCGGCGATATATTAAAAAAAATTATCATGCTTCATGCTCCCATTACTCCACTGAGCAGCCGAATAAATGACTTGAAACAAGTTACACTGACTGTGGGCCTGGGCGGGATAATCATGGCCACCATATTAAGCTTCTTTTTATCCAGACGGTTCTCCGGTCCGCTTCTGGAAATGAACAGAGTAGCTCAGGCCATGGCTCACGGTAACTATAAAAGGAAAGTTCGTGCTAACTCTCAAGATGAAATTGGACTACTGGCAAACTCCTTAAATACGCTGGCCTTAAAATTAGAGGAGAAAATCTCAGCTTTGGAAAGAATGGATAATACCCGCAGAGAGTTTGTCGCTAATGTTTCTCACGAACTTCGGACCCCATTGGCAATTGTTCAAGGTTATACAGAAGCGCTGTTGGACGGCATGGTTGATGACCCCGAGGAACAGCATCTATATTTAAGTCATATTTCCGACGAACTAAACCGCCTGCGCCGCCTGGTATCAGAATTGTTGGATTTAAAACGGATGGAATCCGGACGGCAAGACTTTAGCAAGGAAGTAATCGAGATTGATTCGATTATTGATAAGGTTACCAAAAAAATTGAACCAACGGCAAAAGAAAACAACGTTAAGATGGAATCAGATTATGATGCTGCATTAAAACCGATCATGGGAAATGCCGACCTCTTGGAACAAGTTTTTTTCAACCTGATTATTAATGGCATAAAGTTTTCCTTTGCCGGGGGTACGATTAAAATATCAGCTTCTTCAGGTGAGGGCTATACACACATTTCAGTGAGTGATGCTGGTTCAGGAATCCCACAGCAAGAGCTGCCGTTTATCTTTGAACGCTTTTACAAAGTGGATAAGTCCAGGACAAGAAGCGGGCAAAATATAGAAAACAGTGACGGAACAGGTCTCGGGCTGGCCATAGCGAACAGCATTGTACAAACCCATAACGGTATTATCAATGTTCAAAGCAGGCCAGGAGGGGGAAGCACATTCACTGTATCTATTCCCATCAAACCGGCCTAATCTAGTCTCTAATATTGTTAGAAAATCTAGATATGGGCGTAAATAATTTGACAAAAATGAATGATATATTGCTAGTAAGCAAACATTCTAACCTAAAATCACATTAAATAAGGAGGTATAAACGGCATGGGAAGTTTAGGTAAATTGTCTTCCATGGTTAAAATGCGGTTTTCCAGAATGGTAGACAAACTGGAAGATCCGCGGGACTCTTTAGAGTACTCTTTTGAGAAACAAAGAGAACTACTTATTCAAACCAAGAGAAGCATTGCGGAAGTTATAACATCTAAAAAACGTTTGGAAATGCAATTGCACCGCTTGGAGATATCTAGCAAGGAATATGAGGAAAAAGCTAAAAAACTGGTGGCGGAAGATAGAGATGAACTGGCCGAATCTATGCTGGAACGCAAACATGAGACTTTGGCTCAAATTGAAAATATGAAGCAGCGGATTGAAGAATTAGATGTGGACAAGGAACACTTGATGGGTGCGGAAGCTAAATTGACAAATAACCTGGAATTTTTAAGAGTTCAAAAGGAAGTCATCAAGGCTCAATATACGGCAGCACAGGCTCATGCAAAAATCGGTGAAGTAGCCACAGGACTGTCAGATGATAGCAATGACATTGGCAATGTAATAGAAAGGGCCCGTGAAAGAACCGACGAATTAAAAGCAAAGTCATCTGCAATTGAGGAACTTGTTGAACGCAATGTAGTGACTGACCATTTAAATGCAAAGACAGCTATCGGTATAGGAAATGATGAGATATCCTCTAAAGCTAAAGAGGATCTTCTCAGAATCAAAAAAACCGGTCAAGACATCATTTAAAAAATACTCCTCCTCTTCTCTTTTTTGAGATAAAGGGGTTTGGCATATGCCAAACCCCTTTTAATTTCAGATCAATGCCAAGCACCTGGACTTTATAAGAGGGAACTCCCAGTGTGACTCCTTGAATTTTTAAAAACCGTTGTTCATGGAAGAGTGTGCCCCCCTTGCTTTTTACAAAGTTATACCCTCAAATTTTTTTACAATCTCTTTTGTTTCCCGCACCATTTCAGGCTTAGAGTAAATGACTAGCATAGTATAGCCGCTAAAGTCCTGTGGCAATGGCCTGGACAAGGCATAAAGCCCTCCCAACAATCCGCCTGCGGCAAGCCCCATTCCGGCACCGGAAAACAATGTGGAGTAAATGGTGTTTGCTAAAAAAGGACTTAACACCTGGCCAAATTCCCTGTTGTTTAACAAGAAAGCCACCATCAACACCCCAGCCAGTGCACCTAAAAAGGCACTTAGTATGGTTATATGCCCCTCCCGGGACGTCAGCAAAATTTCTTGCCGAATCTGTTCCTCAAAATCACTGGACACATCAATGCTGTGAAAATTAGTAATGTCTCTGGTGGTAAGTTCATTATCTACTGCTGCAGCATCTGCATGTGCAGGAAAAAATGCAACTACTTTTCTCATGCATTATCCCCCTCGCTAGCTTGTGCAGGCATCTTTACACGTAAAAGTTTGTCGATGTCTTTTTGTATTTTGGAGCTGATAGTTTCCGACCCGCCGATTATCCACCCGTAATTGAATAATTGCTCCTGCTCACTAAGATAGGCAGGCTGTACTACTTTAAGATAACGTATTACCGGCTGGGGAATAGAATCTTCTTTTACCAGGAGCATAGGCCCGTGTTTCCCCCGGTGGGAAAGTATTCCTGCCGGAATAGCCATTTCAGGCTGATCAGGATTGACAAAAATAAAATTATGCCCTGCTTCGGATATTCCCCACCCAAACATACGAATAGTCTTGGCAATCCAATAACCAAAATTGGGTCCCAGGTCAGCGTAACCGGCAAAACCTGCTGACATATCAAAGGAGTCCTTACCTGGAATACGCTGTACATGACCATACCTGCCTAGCTCGGCGGCAATCTTTTGGGAAATAACTTTCTCATTACCCAGGAGATAAATAAAGGCGTCCTGAGGCCGGCGGGACAAGGCTTTCCTGGTAGCATCCGGTATTTCGTCTTTAGATACAAAAAATGTTGGGCTTCCGGCATGCGCAGTCCACGAAGCGCTAAAGATGGCATATTCGGGAGAGACATCAGATGCGATCATCACCATATCGTTATGATCAGAATTAATTGTAGCCCGGTACTGGTCGATTAACGCAGCCAAATCATAGACACTCTCCGCTTCAAACTGGCGAAACTTCATTTTAAGGCTATGCAGCTCATCTTTAACTTTTTGATCTACGGAACCCACAATGAAAGCCTTGACATTTCCGTCAACAAAAAGCCCTTCCGGGTCCAGGCGCTTTATTTCTTTCTTAACAATATCCGGTATGCTGTTATTTCCAATATACAAAATAGGAGCGTCAACCGGAAAGTGAATAACATTTGCTGCAACCAGTGAGCGGCGCCAGTCTCCCCGCGGTACTAAAATCACAGCTTTAGGTTTGTTATCAACAAAGGTGGCCGGGTATACAATTTGAGAAACTGAAACTGATACCTCAAATACATTTTTGCCCGGCAGGCGGGCTGTATTGGGTGTCAGCTGAACGGTGGAAGGCATAGGAACAGCACTGGCCCGGTAATAATCTGGCCGGTAAAAAAAAGCCATAAGAATCAATAATATTATTAATCCGGTAACCAGGGCTAATCCCCACCGGACGTGCCCCATACGCCTTGAGATGTTCAAAGGGATTCCCCTTCCTACATAGTACCTATTTTTCTGCCCCTTACCACCAGAGACCAGTTCCCAATATAACCGGTGACCAGTCCCACTATGTTAGCTGCCCACACGGTAGCCCACCAGATTAGATTTTCTTCCTCCGGCATTACGGTAAGGCCTCTCATTTGTAATAACCACATGGCTCCCATCATGCCTATGCTTATAGAGGTCATGCTGATAAACACTGTCAGAGCGTTATCCCGCACCGTGTCCCGGTAAGCAGAGGCTTCCTTGGACATTAACATCAAGGGAACGAAAACAAACATATTAACAACCAGAGCCGCCAAATAAGACCAAAAGATTGACTGGGTCATGGGGCTCCCCAACCAGAAAAAGAAGCCCGAAAATGTAAACAGCGGAAGTCCGAAATAGGCCAGCAAAAAAGCAACTGCTGTCATGGTGGACATACCGAAACCCACTGTGCCCAAAGTGGCTGACAGGACTTGAACCCACAGTGGCCTGGGAAATTCGCCCAAAGCAGCCTGGTGACCGTAGCCACGGTAGCATGTAAAATACGCCCACAGCCCCAACGGTCCCAGTACAAACATTATTAGTATCCATGAAATTTTCATGACGGGGGCTACCTGAGTAAGTCTCGTGGACAGGTGAAACCAGGTCCAGATGGCAGAGGCAAGGGACAGGGCAAACCATACCAGGGCAAGAGCCTCGATCCCGCTTATCCCCTGCGCACCCTGATCCAGGTAGTCACGCAACTCCTGGGTAAAATCCACACGTCCCTGAACAGCATAGGAAACCTGCTCTAATCCCCCCAACAGCCATACGTGATTAAACGGGCCCTCTGCAGGGGTCACCCACCAGTCCGGAGCTGCAGCCCAAAGAAATTTTTCCAGTACCGGCAGTAATTTGTCGGGTTTAGTGAGCAGCAGCGGGCCGAAATTGGGACCGGTAAAAAGCTGCACCCCGGCCAGTATAGTCCGCCAGTCATCACCTTCAGACCCCAGGAGAAAGTGCCGGGCGGCTTCAGCATTAACTTGTTTGGCCTGCCAGCCAAAACGGTTATTTGTATCGTAAAAAGTGGCAAAGGAAACAGCATTGGCATAAGGGTCGTCCTCTCCAATCCTCGTTGCTGTTCCCCGTCTACCGAGTTCATTGATAACGCCTTTCCCTATGTAACTTTCCGGACCCAGCACATAGAAGTGCCGCTCTTGATCACCTTTGCCTAATACCTGGCCGGTAGCCCGGGGAATACTGTCCTGGTTAACCAACAGTATTGGGGTCCCCCGTGCTGCCATCCAGGTGGAAGCGGGAAGAGCGTGGGCAACACTTTCACTTCCCACAATCAGCACGTCGGACACTGCTTTACCTGTAATTTTTTGATGCACTTCTGCAATGGCAGCTATGCTTGCAGGCTGATCGGAATTGGAAATTATATGGGCATTCAGCTCTAATTTATTTATTTTTTCTTTCAAAGCTGAGGCTTTGCCCACTAATATTACGTGAGTGTCATTAAGCTTATCCAAACCTGTGGGTGACCAGGCTGTAATTTTTTCAATTATTGCTTTTTCCAAATCACGATTATTTTCATATAACACTACCGGTAGGTTCAACGGCTCAGCGCTAAAACTCTGACAGGCCAGGGCCAAAGGCCAGGATGCAGCATCAACGACAACCACCGCGCCGGGGTTATTTGCAGTGGGCTTTACCTGCCAGATCAGCTCCTGCATAGACTCCCAATCCGTACCCCATAAACGGGTGGTGTTACCTGTGTTCCAGTGTTCCCTTTTTATCTCAGGCGGTAGCTTACCCAAGCTTATGGCCTCCTTTAGGGCGTAAAGAGGGCCGGCTACCATCAAAGCTATAAGCAAAATTGACAGATAAAGGGCAAAACGTTTCATAATAATCACCGTTTTTAACATTTCCCCCCAGCATGACTTACTATACTCTACTGGGTATGAATAAATGTTTTTAATGCCACACTAAACAAAAGAAAAAGGGGGTGTAAACTTTATGACCGTTGGGATGGAACTTCATAAAGCTCTGGGTATGATGAAAATGCTTAGCGGGCAGTTACAAACTTTTGCTAACGGTACCCAGGATCCCATGGCAAAGCAAATGTATCAGGACTTTAATAAAAAAATGGACCAAATGGTTACTGACCTTAA
This window of the Bacillota bacterium genome carries:
- a CDS encoding ABC transporter ATP-binding protein; the protein is MTKNKLMCLNRLTRTYHMGEVTVNALKETTLDVYQGEILVILGPSGSGKSTLLNIMGGMDLPTEGEVYFGDSNLGQANDDQLTSYRRTEIGFVFQFYNLIPDLTAKENVELAADLVDEPLAVTDVLRDVGLADRMDHFPSQMSGGEQQRVSIARATVKNPRLLLCDEPTGALDYQTGKLILALLVKINRERGSTVVIVTHNTPIGNMAHRVVRMRDGTVAEIRENASPLPPERIEW
- a CDS encoding HAMP domain-containing protein, giving the protein MSKSIVVKLWLTMTALVFLILVTAWFAHTRIQTDRYFQQQGEELIQKGFRLSEILRDEHDNLKQEKIIQASAKVLNANIMFMDKQEFLDGCQNDDSHHDPLVASEVKSLFAGNPVFHRGPGKIYDNEVISAGVPIMSGDILKKIIMLHAPITPLSSRINDLKQVTLTVGLGGIIMATILSFFLSRRFSGPLLEMNRVAQAMAHGNYKRKVRANSQDEIGLLANSLNTLALKLEEKISALERMDNTRREFVANVSHELRTPLAIVQGYTEALLDGMVDDPEEQHLYLSHISDELNRLRRLVSELLDLKRMESGRQDFSKEVIEIDSIIDKVTKKIEPTAKENNVKMESDYDAALKPIMGNADLLEQVFFNLIINGIKFSFAGGTIKISASSGEGYTHISVSDAGSGIPQQELPFIFERFYKVDKSRTRSGQNIENSDGTGLGLAIANSIVQTHNGIINVQSRPGGGSTFTVSIPIKPA
- a CDS encoding PspA/IM30 family protein — encoded protein: MGSLGKLSSMVKMRFSRMVDKLEDPRDSLEYSFEKQRELLIQTKRSIAEVITSKKRLEMQLHRLEISSKEYEEKAKKLVAEDRDELAESMLERKHETLAQIENMKQRIEELDVDKEHLMGAEAKLTNNLEFLRVQKEVIKAQYTAAQAHAKIGEVATGLSDDSNDIGNVIERARERTDELKAKSSAIEELVERNVVTDHLNAKTAIGIGNDEISSKAKEDLLRIKKTGQDII
- a CDS encoding cell wall-binding repeat-containing protein, yielding MNISRRMGHVRWGLALVTGLIILLILMAFFYRPDYYRASAVPMPSTVQLTPNTARLPGKNVFEVSVSVSQIVYPATFVDNKPKAVILVPRGDWRRSLVAANVIHFPVDAPILYIGNNSIPDIVKKEIKRLDPEGLFVDGNVKAFIVGSVDQKVKDELHSLKMKFRQFEAESVYDLAALIDQYRATINSDHNDMVMIASDVSPEYAIFSASWTAHAGSPTFFVSKDEIPDATRKALSRRPQDAFIYLLGNEKVISQKIAAELGRYGHVQRIPGKDSFDMSAGFAGYADLGPNFGYWIAKTIRMFGWGISEAGHNFIFVNPDQPEMAIPAGILSHRGKHGPMLLVKEDSIPQPVIRYLKVVQPAYLSEQEQLFNYGWIIGGSETISSKIQKDIDKLLRVKMPAQASEGDNA
- a CDS encoding DUF4396 domain-containing protein; this encodes MLKTVIIMKRFALYLSILLIALMVAGPLYALKEAISLGKLPPEIKREHWNTGNTTRLWGTDWESMQELIWQVKPTANNPGAVVVVDAASWPLALACQSFSAEPLNLPVVLYENNRDLEKAIIEKITAWSPTGLDKLNDTHVILVGKASALKEKINKLELNAHIISNSDQPASIAAIAEVHQKITGKAVSDVLIVGSESVAHALPASTWMAARGTPILLVNQDSIPRATGQVLGKGDQERHFYVLGPESYIGKGVINELGRRGTATRIGEDDPYANAVSFATFYDTNNRFGWQAKQVNAEAARHFLLGSEGDDWRTILAGVQLFTGPNFGPLLLTKPDKLLPVLEKFLWAAAPDWWVTPAEGPFNHVWLLGGLEQVSYAVQGRVDFTQELRDYLDQGAQGISGIEALALVWFALSLASAIWTWFHLSTRLTQVAPVMKISWILIMFVLGPLGLWAYFTCYRGYGHQAALGEFPRPLWVQVLSATLGTVGFGMSTMTAVAFLLAYFGLPLFTFSGFFFWLGSPMTQSIFWSYLAALVVNMFVFVPLMLMSKEASAYRDTVRDNALTVFISMTSISIGMMGAMWLLQMRGLTVMPEEENLIWWATVWAANIVGLVTGYIGNWSLVVRGRKIGTM